One region of Colius striatus isolate bColStr4 chromosome 26, bColStr4.1.hap1, whole genome shotgun sequence genomic DNA includes:
- the NCKAP5L gene encoding nck-associated protein 5-like, producing MSESAAEAPGDGSPAAPGETGTSHELLQRLRELEAENSALAQANENQRETYERCLDEVANHVVQALLNQKDLREECIKLKKRVFDLERQNQALSDLFQQKLQLSAGSLPQLPLHTLPVPPDAPESPQLGSAEQPPPLPPPSRCVPLPEVMPLVPSGSPGLSPGASSLDALSPFFKKKAQILEVLRKLEETDPLLALTPGSPGSPEPCAPPGWPPCLLRGPGAAGGWRGAEGSPCSSPEEPRGALLSALAEQLLRGDAGCCRRNGEAPGGPPRQRRGDHPAFLGLPPYPGEETPEGGFAPLSPGGVPNPLPSPPKVLKLPPAGALRLSPQLARASKIPCRSGNAEPSPVLSRRASPDAPPQPGSPEPPAFPPPRAYEAAEQPPRPPGPPASGERAAASPPSARRGTGGSAPSRRPGKKPPEPGYLPFKERLAALGKLRGAEGREPPGPGRPERGHGAEPRPPARGCLGGSLKHPEPAHVGEPLARCYSSGSMGEPGKVGGKGRPAGGRTPPRAPPAPPTKPTHSPHGSPTKLPTKAGASKAGTPRGEEPAGGKAAAAPSHKTPAIPEPPAPGPAAGAAAHSAIEEKVMKGIEENVLRLQGQERAPAGDAKGKAAGGLASWFGLRRSKLPALSRRGDSGRGREWAGTPAPLRREVKLAARKLEAESLNISKLMEKAEDLRKALREEHAFLQGLALEKGRPRGPPRGPAPLPVMYQEVTAETFMQQLLDRVDGKDVPYENRLEHKRELCDLRRVPPEAKDPRLCRPPRNGIVGHLREPPDKVPDVGLREELPSDESLSESGPSQHFAACGSLTRTLDSGIGTFPPPDYVGVPAKSAPKPRGRAEPPPGAARPPASTKVPRKARTLEREVPNAEELLGVGKPRSGPSSRPPAPPAPHGHRAAAHDAGGEAGKQRRVQQSKNWTFPNAKGCGGADPFLCPAAGLEELHRPPRAPVCDPSGRRGASPEPPPPLPPALSASSSRTPSASDVGDEGSTEARSRDGGVGAPGLEHSESLSDSLYDSLSSCGSQG from the exons ATGTCGGAGAGCGCGGCCGAGGCACCGGGAGACGGGAGCCCCGCGGCACCGGGCGAGACGGGCACCAGCCATGAGCTGCTGCagcggctgcgggagctggaG GCAGAGAActcagccctggcccaggccaATGAGAATCAGCGGGAGACGTACGAGCGCTGCCTGGACGAG gTCGCCAACCACGTGGTGCAGGCTCTGCTCAACCAGAAG gACCTGCGTGAGGAGTGCATCAAGCTCAAGAAACGGGTTTTTGACCTGGAACGCCAGAACCAGGCTCTGAGTGACCTGttccagcagaagctgcagctctcGGCTGGATCCCTGCCCCAG CTGCCGCTGCACACGCTGCCGGTGCCGCCGGATGCCCCGGAGAGTccccagctgggctctgccgAGCAGCCGCCCCCGCTGCCGCCCCCCAGCCGCTGCGTCCCGCTGCCAGAG GTGATGCCGCTGGTGCCGTCGGGCAGCCCCGGGCTCAGCCCCGGTGCCTCTTCCCTGGACGCCCTCTCCCCCTTCTTCAAGAAGAAAGCGCAGATCCTGGAGGTGCTGCGCAAGCTGGAGGAGACAGACCCTCTGCTGGCCCTCACCCCGGGCTCCCCCGGCTCCCCCGAGCCCTGCGCCCCCCCGGGCTGGCCGCCCTGCCTGCTGCgggggccgggggctgcggggggctggcGGGGGGCCGAGGGCAGCCCCTGCTCGTCGCCGGAGGAGCCGCGGGGGGCTCTGCTCAGCGCCTTGGCCGAGCAGCTGCTGCGGGGAGACGCCGGCTGCTGCCGCCGCAACGGCGAAGCCCCCGGGGGCCCCCCCCGGCAGCGGCGCGGGGACCACCCGGCGTTCCTGGGGCTGCCCCCATACCCGGGCGAGGAGACCCCCGAGGGCGGCTTCGCCCCTCTCTCGCCCGGAGGGGTCCCCaaccccctgccctccccccccAAGGTGCTGAAGCTGCCCCCGGCCGGGGCCCTGCGCCTCAGCCCCCAGCTCGCCCGCGCCTCCAAGATCCCGTGTCGCAGCGGCAACGCCGAGCCCTCGCCGGTGCTCAGCCGCCGCGCCTCCCCCGACGCCCCCCCGCAGCCCGGCTCCCCCGAGCCCCCCgccttccccccaccccgcgCCTACGAGGCGGCCGAGCAGCCCCCGAGGCCGCCGGGACCCCCGGCCAGCGGGGAGCGGGCAGCCGCGTCCCCCCCCAGCGCCCGCCGTGGAACGGGGGGCTCggccccctcccgccgccccggcAAGAAGCCACCCGAGCCGGGCTACCTGCCCTTCAAGGAGCGCCTGGCTGCCCTGGGCAAGCTGCGGGGGGCCGAGGGCCGCGAGCCCCCCGGGCCGGGGAGGCCAGAGCGGGGCCACGGCGCCGAGCCGCGACCCCCGGCGCGGGGGTGCCTGGGGGGCAGCCTGAAGCACCCTGAGCCGGCGCATGTCGGGGAGCCCCTGGCCCGCTGCTACTCCTCCGGCTCCATGGGCGAGCCCGGCAAGGTGGGGGGCAAAGGCCGCCCCGCCGGCGGCAGGACCCCCCCGCGggcccccccagcaccccccaccaagcccacccacagcccccacGGCAGCCCCACCAAGCTGCCCACCAAAGCGGGCGCCAGCAAAGCCGGGACGCCGCGGGGCGAGGAGCCGGCGGGGGGCAAAGCAGccgcagccccctcccacaAAACCCCCGCGATCCCCGAGCCccccgcgccggggccggcggccGGAGCCGCCGCGCACTCGGCCATCGAGGAGAAGGTGATGAAGGGCATCGAGGAGAACGTGCTGCGGCTGCAGGGCCAGGAGCGGGCGCCGGCGGGGGATGCCAAGGGCAAGGCGGCCGGAGGCTTGGCCAGTTGGTTCGGGCTGCGGCGCAGCAAACTGCCGGCGCTGAGCCGTCGGGGGGACAGCGGCCGCGGCCGGGAGTGGGCCGGGACCCCCGCGCCCCTGCGCCGCGAGGTCAAGCTGGCGGCTCGCAAGCTGGAAGCCGAGAGCCTCAACATCTCGAAGCTGATGGAGAAGGCGGAGGATCTGCGGAAGGCGCTGCGAGAGGAACACGCCTTCCTGCAGGGGCTGGCGCTGGAGAAGGGGCGGCCCCGCGGTCccccccgcggccccgcgcccctCCCCGTCATGTACCAGGAGGTGACGGCCGAGACCTTCATGCAGCAGCTGCTCGACAG GGTGGACGGGAAGGACGTGCCCTACGAGAACCGTCTGGAGCACAAGCGGGAGCTCTGTGACCTGCGGCGGGTGCCTCCCGAAGCCAAAGACCCCCGGCTGTGCCGCCCACCCCGCAATGGCATCGTGGGACACCTGCGGGAGCCCCCGGACAAG GTGCCGGACGTGGGGCTGCGCGAGGAGCTGCCGTCTGACGAGAGTTTGTCCGAGTCGGGGCCGTCGCAGCACTTTGCTG CCTGCGGGTCCCTGACACGGACGCTGGACAGCGGGATCGGGACCTTCCCGCCCCCCGACTACGTGGGGGTCCCGGCTAAGAGCGCCCCCAAACCccggggccgggccgagccccCGCCCGGGGCCGCGCGACCACCCGCCAGCACCAAAGTGCCGCGGAAAGCCCGGACGCTGGAGCGGGAGGTGCCGAACGccgaggagctgctgggggtcgGCAAACCCCGGAGCGGCCCCTCCAGCCGCCCCCCggcgcccccggccccgcacgGCCACCGCGCCGCAGCCCACG ACGCCGGCGGCGAGGCCGGGAAGCAGCGGCGGGTCCAGCAGAGCAAGAACTGGACGTTCCCCAACGCCAAAGGCTGCGGCGGCGCCGACCCGTTCCTGTGCCCCGCGGCCGGGCTCGAGGAGCTGCACCGGCCCCCGCGG GCGCCCGTGTGCGACCCGTCGGGGCGTCGAGGGGCATCCCCGGAGCCccccccgccgctgccccccGCCCTCAGCGCCAGCAGCAGCCGGACCCCCAGCGCTTCGGACGTGGGGGACGAGGGCAGCACGGAGGCTCGTTCGCGGGACGGGGGGGTCGGTGCCCCGGGGCTGGAGCACTCGGAATCGCTCAGCGACTCCCTCTACGACAGCCTCTCGTCCTGcggcagccagggctga